One Actinomycetota bacterium DNA segment encodes these proteins:
- a CDS encoding NAD(P)/FAD-dependent oxidoreductase, translating into MPSTNAVSTDSTHEDDEPSTHDVVIIGAGPAGLTAAYELSKRGEASTVIEADTVVGGISRSAERDGWRFDIGGHRFFTKVADVERVWHEILPPEDFLLRPRMSRIYYNGKFFDYPLRAVNALRGLGVIEATRCVLSYMWARIRPPKDRESFEGWTVSRFGWRLYRTFFKTYTEKVWGVPATEIKADWAAQRIKNLSLSKAVLNAILPKRNQKDITSLIEEFEYPKYGPGMMWERCRDIVEARGTKVLMSSRVVAVHHENGRAVAVTAETDGVPTRYACTEVVSSMPIGGLLRAMDPPVPEHVRAAADGLSYRDFLTIALVVPEEAGFPDNWIYVHSPDVALGRIQNFGSWSPYLVKEGRTCLGLEYFVFEGDHLWVMPDDQLVALGARELQTIGLIEPGQVEAGYVVRMPKAYPMYDDTYAANVQMLRTWLAENAPNVWPVGRNGMHKYNNQDHSMYTAMLTVENIMGADHDIWSVNVEAEYHEQKAAEGPENAGTGRDAPVLSRDVVDAAREARKPL; encoded by the coding sequence ATGCCTTCGACGAACGCGGTTTCGACCGACTCGACGCACGAGGACGACGAGCCGTCGACGCACGACGTGGTCATCATCGGGGCGGGCCCCGCGGGCCTGACCGCCGCCTATGAGCTGAGCAAGCGGGGAGAGGCCTCGACCGTCATCGAGGCCGACACGGTCGTCGGCGGCATCAGCCGCTCGGCCGAGCGAGACGGCTGGCGCTTCGACATCGGAGGCCATCGCTTCTTCACCAAGGTCGCCGACGTGGAGCGCGTCTGGCACGAGATCCTGCCTCCGGAGGACTTCCTGCTCCGGCCGCGGATGAGCCGCATCTACTACAACGGCAAGTTCTTCGACTATCCCCTCCGCGCGGTGAACGCGCTCCGAGGCCTCGGCGTCATCGAGGCGACGCGCTGCGTCCTGTCCTACATGTGGGCGCGCATCCGCCCACCCAAGGACCGGGAAAGCTTCGAGGGCTGGACCGTCTCGCGGTTCGGCTGGCGCCTGTACCGCACGTTCTTCAAGACCTACACCGAGAAGGTGTGGGGGGTGCCCGCTACCGAGATCAAGGCGGACTGGGCGGCCCAACGCATCAAGAACCTCTCGCTGTCCAAGGCCGTTTTGAACGCCATCCTCCCGAAGCGCAACCAGAAGGACATCACCAGCCTCATCGAGGAGTTCGAGTATCCCAAGTACGGCCCCGGGATGATGTGGGAGCGCTGCCGCGACATCGTCGAGGCGCGCGGCACCAAGGTCCTGATGAGCAGCCGCGTGGTGGCGGTGCACCACGAGAACGGTCGGGCGGTCGCCGTCACCGCGGAGACCGACGGAGTGCCCACCCGCTACGCGTGCACCGAGGTCGTGTCGTCGATGCCGATCGGCGGTTTGCTCCGGGCCATGGACCCGCCCGTCCCCGAGCACGTGCGGGCGGCGGCCGACGGCCTCAGCTACCGCGACTTCCTGACGATCGCGCTGGTCGTGCCCGAGGAGGCGGGGTTCCCCGACAACTGGATCTACGTCCACTCACCCGACGTGGCCCTTGGCCGCATCCAGAACTTCGGCTCGTGGTCGCCCTACCTCGTCAAAGAGGGACGCACGTGCCTCGGGCTCGAGTACTTCGTCTTCGAGGGCGATCACCTCTGGGTCATGCCCGACGACCAGCTGGTCGCGCTGGGCGCGCGCGAGCTGCAGACGATCGGCTTGATCGAGCCCGGACAGGTCGAGGCCGGCTACGTCGTGCGCATGCCGAAGGCCTATCCGATGTACGACGACACCTATGCCGCCAATGTCCAGATGCTGCGCACCTGGCTGGCCGAAAACGCCCCCAACGTGTGGCCCGTCGGCCGCAACGGGATGCACAAGTACAACAACCAGGATCACTCGATGTACACCGCCATGCTCACCGTCGAGAACATCATGGGTGCAGACCACGACATCTGGTCGGTGAACGTCGAGGCCGAGTACCACGAGCAGAAGGCGGCCGAGGGGCCCGAGAACGCCGGCACCGGCCGAGACGCGCCCGTGCTCTCCCGCGATGTCGTCGACGCCGCCCGCGAGGCGCGCAAGCCCCTCTGA
- a CDS encoding Flp family type IVb pilin has translation MDLLAAWHYLQAKFSGTEDERGASLVEYALLVALIAVVCIAAITLLGNNASTKFSDVGGSIGAS, from the coding sequence ATGGACCTGCTTGCCGCTTGGCACTACCTGCAAGCGAAGTTCAGCGGAACCGAAGACGAGCGAGGCGCGAGCCTCGTCGAGTATGCCCTCCTCGTCGCGCTCATCGCCGTCGTGTGTATCGCCGCCATCACGCTCTTGGGGAACAACGCGTCGACCAAGTTCAGCGACGTGGGCGGTTCGATCGGGGCTAGCTGA
- a CDS encoding ABC transporter permease gives MGAVSMRVRSELRTRWRALVGLALLIGVVSGAAIGAAAGARRTDSAYPRFLARYGAFQAQVSTGGNTRTDEIFDEIANLPQVVGTSRSSLFVATLTARGHKVSFPDVLVLADHDSRSIRSTEVKVVRGRLPDPTAVDEAVAGYAFAERLGLRPGDPMTVSVARPEESSGSGGAGQVETQAVRLVGVVAAVGSFETLTGRGYPNVVGLTPAFFGVHRRAAKTDEDSLSVALRHGEADLPAFAEEVRRRKFPLDGPPQVASAFTADVQAVNRVPMVTLWAASGLLALAALAILGQALSRETLASGEDYPVLRALGMSRGALIAVSMVKVMLIACGGAVVALAVALLVSPLMPLGLARIAEPDPGIAVDWLVLGVGAASVVLLVSSTGMIPAWRSARRADRVGARRGPDRPSGVTSAIARAGMPASMTSGVRLATSATSPTEPVPTRSAFLGATLAIAAVTAALVFASSLEHLVREPHLFGYSWDAAVAAEPPSLDDIARALPRELVADTWKGTFFAGVRVEDLLLDAFVSDGPPASIIQGRAPRASNEVALDPRTLGQLDKGVGDTVSVADAPQQGEGPAAKGAARRMRVVGSFAVPRLPFQSNENAAQGAALTPGGLSSVSGDAAFAAVFVRFRPGVDPIDGVQRLKEATGSQAFAVRRGFWEASWGYSRWGRSPTRCS, from the coding sequence ATGGGCGCTGTGTCGATGCGTGTGCGCTCCGAGCTGCGCACTCGATGGCGGGCACTGGTCGGTCTCGCCCTGCTCATCGGTGTCGTGAGCGGCGCCGCGATCGGGGCGGCGGCGGGCGCTCGGCGCACCGACTCGGCATACCCGCGGTTCCTCGCAAGGTATGGCGCCTTCCAGGCCCAAGTGAGCACCGGAGGCAACACGCGGACCGACGAGATCTTCGATGAGATCGCCAACCTGCCCCAAGTCGTAGGGACCTCCCGCTCGAGTCTGTTCGTCGCGACCCTGACCGCTCGCGGCCACAAGGTGTCGTTCCCGGACGTCCTCGTCCTCGCGGACCACGATTCCAGAAGCATCCGGTCCACGGAGGTGAAGGTCGTCCGAGGCCGGCTGCCCGATCCGACGGCGGTCGACGAGGCGGTGGCTGGGTACGCGTTTGCCGAACGCCTCGGGCTGCGACCGGGCGACCCGATGACCGTCTCAGTTGCGCGCCCGGAGGAAAGCAGCGGGTCCGGAGGTGCGGGCCAGGTCGAGACGCAGGCGGTGCGCCTGGTCGGCGTGGTGGCGGCGGTGGGCAGCTTCGAGACGCTCACCGGCCGTGGATATCCGAACGTGGTCGGTCTGACGCCGGCGTTCTTCGGTGTCCATCGGCGAGCGGCGAAGACGGACGAGGACAGCCTGTCGGTCGCACTTCGGCACGGAGAGGCCGACCTTCCCGCGTTCGCTGAAGAAGTCCGCAGGCGCAAGTTCCCGCTCGACGGACCGCCCCAGGTCGCGTCGGCCTTCACCGCCGACGTGCAGGCCGTGAACCGCGTACCGATGGTCACGCTCTGGGCCGCATCCGGGCTCCTGGCGCTCGCTGCGCTCGCGATCCTTGGGCAGGCGCTGTCCCGCGAGACACTCGCCAGCGGCGAGGACTACCCCGTCCTGCGCGCGCTCGGCATGTCGCGTGGGGCGCTCATCGCGGTCTCGATGGTCAAGGTGATGCTCATCGCCTGTGGTGGAGCAGTGGTTGCGCTCGCCGTGGCGCTCCTCGTCTCGCCGCTCATGCCCCTCGGCTTGGCCCGCATCGCGGAGCCCGACCCCGGCATCGCCGTCGACTGGCTGGTACTCGGGGTGGGCGCCGCTTCCGTCGTGCTCCTCGTTTCGTCGACGGGAATGATTCCCGCCTGGCGAAGTGCGCGTCGGGCCGACAGGGTTGGAGCCCGTCGCGGACCCGACCGGCCGTCGGGCGTCACAAGTGCGATCGCACGCGCGGGTATGCCGGCGTCGATGACCTCCGGGGTGAGGCTCGCGACGAGCGCCACCAGCCCTACGGAGCCGGTGCCCACCCGCTCAGCATTTCTCGGGGCAACGTTGGCCATCGCCGCGGTGACCGCCGCGCTCGTGTTCGCGTCCAGCCTGGAGCACCTCGTGCGCGAGCCGCATCTCTTCGGCTATTCCTGGGACGCAGCCGTCGCGGCCGAGCCTCCCAGCTTGGATGACATTGCGCGCGCGCTGCCGCGCGAACTTGTCGCCGATACCTGGAAGGGAACATTCTTCGCAGGCGTCCGCGTCGAGGACCTCCTGCTCGACGCGTTCGTGAGCGATGGTCCGCCAGCCTCCATCATCCAGGGCCGCGCCCCCAGGGCGTCGAACGAGGTCGCCCTCGACCCCAGGACGCTCGGTCAACTGGACAAAGGGGTAGGCGACACGGTGTCCGTGGCCGATGCCCCGCAGCAGGGCGAAGGACCTGCTGCCAAAGGCGCAGCCCGGCGAATGCGCGTCGTCGGCTCCTTTGCCGTCCCCCGCCTGCCCTTCCAGTCGAACGAGAATGCCGCACAGGGCGCCGCGCTCACCCCCGGCGGGTTGTCATCGGTTTCCGGTGACGCCGCGTTCGCCGCCGTCTTCGTCCGTTTCCGCCCCGGGGTGGACCCGATCGACGGCGTGCAGCGGCTCAAGGAGGCAACGGGGTCACAAGCGTTCGCCGTGCGCCGTGGTTTCTGGGAGGCGTCTTGGGGTTACTCGCGGTGGGGACGCTCGCCCACGCGCTGTTCCTGA
- a CDS encoding FtsX-like permease family protein, translating to MGGVLGLLAVGTLAHALFLTIRRRRRDLAILKTLGFVGAQLRAAVAWLTVAIVAPALLFGVPLGIALGRLGWRAFARYLAVVPEPIAPALGTLIIVVAVGAVTSIIAAAPAHMATHVRPAHFLRTE from the coding sequence CTGGGAGGCGTCTTGGGGTTACTCGCGGTGGGGACGCTCGCCCACGCGCTGTTCCTGACGATCCGACGCCGCCGGCGAGATCTCGCAATCTTGAAGACCCTTGGGTTCGTCGGCGCGCAGCTACGAGCGGCAGTCGCCTGGCTGACAGTTGCCATCGTCGCGCCCGCGCTCCTGTTCGGCGTCCCACTAGGAATTGCCCTCGGGCGGTTGGGCTGGCGCGCGTTCGCCCGCTACCTGGCCGTTGTGCCGGAGCCGATCGCGCCCGCCTTGGGCACGCTGATCATTGTCGTGGCGGTGGGGGCGGTCACGAGCATCATCGCGGCCGCGCCCGCGCACATGGCCACCCATGTTCGGCCCGCGCACTTCCTCAGGACCGAGTGA
- a CDS encoding TfoX/Sxy family protein has product MAYDAELADRIREGLAGESGVTEKKMFGGLAFLIGGNMAVAASGQGGLLVRVDPAKSNRLVTTTNARPMEMRGREMQGWLRVDSDDVRTKRQLLRWITLGTTYARSLPAKR; this is encoded by the coding sequence ATGGCGTATGACGCAGAGCTCGCGGATCGGATACGTGAGGGGCTGGCCGGTGAGTCGGGCGTGACCGAGAAGAAGATGTTCGGCGGGCTCGCCTTCCTCATCGGAGGCAACATGGCGGTGGCTGCGAGCGGTCAGGGCGGCCTGTTGGTCCGCGTGGATCCCGCAAAGTCCAACCGGCTCGTGACGACGACCAACGCCCGTCCCATGGAGATGCGCGGGCGAGAGATGCAAGGCTGGCTGCGAGTCGACTCGGATGACGTTCGTACCAAGCGTCAACTGCTGAGGTGGATCACCTTGGGGACCACGTATGCGCGGTCCCTGCCGGCCAAGCGGTGA
- a CDS encoding dihydrodipicolinate reductase has product MTKRVAVWGTGFVGRLVIPEILSHPMFELVGVGVSNPEKVGKDVGELCGRAPTGLAATDDLDALIALAPDALVHYGPTAAHALDNIRDIGAFLRAGIDVCSTAMTPWVWPAMTLNPPDWVVPITEACEEGGSSCFTTGIDPGFANDLFPMTLMGLCAEVRVVRALEILDYSNYEGDYENEMGIGRPPEFPAMLEHPDILTMAWGATVPMMAHAVGIRLDEITTTWDKWITDEEIKTAKGVIHPGEVAAINFTIDGVYRGETRIQLEHVNRVGAGTAPDWPRGTQDDVYRVEIEGTPSITQETAFRFTDGSGRDAATAGCLATGLRALNAVPAVNDLPPGWVTPLDLPLIPGVGTIRSPYGV; this is encoded by the coding sequence ATGACCAAGAGAGTCGCGGTCTGGGGTACCGGCTTCGTGGGAAGGCTCGTGATCCCGGAGATCCTTTCGCACCCGATGTTCGAGCTCGTCGGAGTCGGCGTCAGCAATCCGGAGAAGGTGGGGAAGGATGTCGGCGAGCTCTGTGGCCGCGCTCCCACCGGGCTCGCCGCCACGGACGACCTCGACGCCCTCATCGCGCTCGCGCCCGATGCCCTCGTCCACTACGGACCGACGGCGGCGCACGCGCTCGACAACATCCGCGACATCGGCGCCTTCCTCCGGGCGGGCATCGACGTGTGCTCGACGGCGATGACGCCCTGGGTGTGGCCGGCGATGACGCTCAACCCGCCGGACTGGGTCGTCCCGATCACCGAAGCCTGCGAGGAGGGTGGGTCGTCGTGCTTCACGACCGGGATCGACCCCGGCTTCGCCAACGACCTCTTCCCCATGACGCTCATGGGCCTCTGCGCCGAGGTGCGCGTTGTCCGCGCCCTCGAGATCCTCGACTACAGCAACTACGAGGGTGACTACGAGAACGAGATGGGCATCGGACGTCCACCGGAGTTCCCGGCGATGCTCGAGCACCCCGACATCCTCACCATGGCGTGGGGTGCGACGGTGCCGATGATGGCGCACGCCGTCGGCATCCGGCTCGACGAGATCACCACCACGTGGGACAAGTGGATCACCGACGAGGAGATCAAGACGGCCAAGGGGGTGATCCACCCGGGTGAGGTGGCTGCGATCAACTTCACGATCGACGGCGTCTACCGGGGCGAGACCCGCATACAGCTCGAGCACGTGAACCGCGTCGGCGCCGGCACTGCGCCCGACTGGCCCCGCGGCACCCAGGACGACGTCTACCGGGTCGAGATCGAGGGGACACCGTCGATCACCCAGGAGACCGCCTTCCGGTTCACTGATGGCAGCGGTCGGGACGCGGCGACCGCCGGCTGTCTGGCGACGGGACTCCGTGCGCTCAACGCCGTCCCCGCGGTCAACGACCTGCCGCCGGGTTGGGTCACCCCGCTCGACCTGCCCTTGATCCCCGGAGTGGGCACCATACGATCGCCCTATGGCGTATGA
- the glgX gene encoding glycogen debranching protein GlgX — protein sequence MSERQVWPGLPEPLGATWDGEGTNFALFSEAAEAVELCLFDEGGREERLPLAEVTAHVWHGYVPGVAPGQHYGYRVHGPYDPGWGLRFNPAKLLVDPYARAIDRVADWDDAIYGYTRGAADDVADPRDSAAHVPWSVVVDASFPWGDDRQPRTPWHETVIYETHVRGFTARHPDVPDALRGTYAGLAHPAAIGHLTGLGVTAVELLPVHHFFSEPIVVERGLRNYWGYNSLGYFAPHARYSSSGRRGEQVREFKALVRTLHAARIEVILDVVYNHTAEGDHRGPTLSLRGIDNAAYYRLDESDRSRYVDYTGTGNTLNARHPEVLRLIMDSLRYWVTEMHVDGFRFDLASALARGFHEVDRLSSFFDLIHQDPVVSRVKLIAEPWDVGEGGYQVGNFPVLWTEWNGKFRDAVRDFWRGHEPSLAEMGYRLTGSSDLYQDDGRRPYASINFVTAHDGFTLHDLVSYEHKRNQANGEANADGTDDNRSWNCGVEGDTDDPAVLQLRDRQKRNFLATLLLAQGVPMLLAGDELGRTQLGNNNAYCQDNEISWCDWALDARADALLAFTQRLIELRRAHPVFRRRRFFQGRPIHGSFLADVGWLAPDGHEMTEQEWVSGHVRCLGVFLNGDAIGEPGPRGEQVTDDSFLLLLNGAAERVGFVLPDDRWAPAYDLELDTADDGRADTSFKAQSIVDLESRSVVLLRASG from the coding sequence ATGAGCGAGCGACAGGTCTGGCCCGGACTCCCCGAGCCGCTCGGCGCCACGTGGGACGGCGAGGGCACCAACTTCGCGCTGTTCTCGGAAGCGGCGGAGGCGGTCGAGCTGTGCCTCTTCGACGAGGGCGGTCGCGAGGAGCGCCTTCCGCTCGCCGAGGTCACGGCCCACGTGTGGCACGGCTACGTGCCCGGAGTCGCCCCCGGCCAGCACTACGGCTACCGGGTGCACGGTCCCTACGACCCCGGGTGGGGGCTGCGGTTCAACCCGGCCAAGCTCCTCGTCGATCCCTACGCCCGCGCCATCGACCGGGTGGCCGACTGGGACGACGCCATCTACGGCTACACGCGCGGCGCGGCCGACGACGTCGCGGACCCGCGCGATTCGGCGGCGCACGTCCCGTGGTCGGTCGTGGTCGATGCGTCCTTTCCGTGGGGCGACGACCGCCAGCCGCGCACGCCGTGGCACGAGACCGTCATCTACGAGACCCACGTGCGGGGTTTCACGGCGCGGCACCCCGACGTGCCCGACGCGCTCCGGGGGACCTACGCGGGGCTCGCCCACCCCGCGGCGATCGGTCATTTGACCGGGCTCGGCGTCACCGCGGTCGAGCTGCTGCCCGTGCACCATTTCTTCTCCGAGCCCATCGTCGTCGAGCGCGGTCTGCGCAACTACTGGGGCTACAACTCCCTCGGGTACTTCGCGCCACACGCGCGCTACTCGTCGTCGGGGAGGAGAGGCGAGCAGGTACGCGAGTTCAAAGCCCTGGTGCGCACGCTCCATGCCGCGAGAATCGAGGTGATCCTCGACGTCGTGTACAACCACACGGCAGAGGGAGATCATCGGGGCCCGACCCTGAGCCTGCGCGGCATCGACAACGCCGCGTACTACCGCCTCGACGAGAGCGACCGGAGCCGGTACGTCGACTACACGGGCACAGGCAACACGCTGAACGCGCGGCATCCAGAGGTGCTGCGCCTCATCATGGACAGCCTCCGCTATTGGGTGACGGAGATGCACGTCGACGGGTTCCGCTTCGACCTCGCCTCTGCGCTGGCCCGAGGGTTCCACGAGGTCGACCGCTTGAGCTCGTTCTTCGACCTCATCCATCAAGACCCCGTCGTCTCGCGCGTGAAGCTGATCGCCGAGCCGTGGGACGTCGGTGAGGGTGGCTATCAGGTAGGAAACTTCCCCGTGCTGTGGACCGAATGGAACGGGAAGTTCCGCGACGCCGTGCGCGACTTCTGGCGCGGCCACGAGCCCAGCCTGGCGGAGATGGGGTACCGCCTCACGGGCTCGAGCGACCTCTACCAGGACGACGGCCGACGTCCGTACGCGTCGATCAACTTCGTCACCGCGCACGACGGGTTCACGCTGCACGACCTCGTCTCGTACGAACACAAGCGCAACCAGGCCAACGGCGAGGCTAACGCGGACGGCACCGACGACAACCGCTCGTGGAACTGCGGCGTCGAGGGTGACACCGACGACCCCGCCGTGCTCCAGCTGCGCGATCGCCAGAAGCGCAACTTCCTCGCCACGCTTCTGCTGGCGCAGGGCGTGCCGATGCTGCTCGCGGGCGACGAGCTCGGCCGCACCCAGCTGGGCAACAACAACGCGTACTGCCAGGACAACGAGATCTCGTGGTGCGACTGGGCGCTCGATGCACGCGCGGACGCGCTGCTCGCCTTCACGCAACGGCTGATCGAGCTGCGGCGCGCCCATCCGGTGTTCCGCCGGCGCCGTTTCTTCCAGGGCCGGCCCATCCACGGGTCGTTCCTCGCGGACGTGGGTTGGTTGGCGCCCGACGGACACGAGATGACCGAACAGGAATGGGTGTCGGGCCACGTGCGCTGCCTCGGCGTGTTCCTCAACGGCGACGCCATCGGGGAGCCCGGACCGCGTGGCGAGCAGGTGACCGACGACAGCTTCCTCCTGCTGCTCAACGGTGCGGCCGAGCGGGTCGGTTTCGTGCTGCCCGACGATCGGTGGGCCCCGGCCTATGACCTCGAGCTCGACACAGCCGACGACGGGCGCGCCGACACGAGCTTCAAGGCGCAGTCGATCGTCGATCTCGAATCGCGCTCGGTCGTGCTGCTGCGCGCCTCGGGCTGA
- a CDS encoding 7-carboxy-7-deazaguanine synthase QueE, whose amino-acid sequence MTLVVSELFGPTLQGEGPSAGRRAGFVRLGRCSLNCSWCDTPYSWDWKRYDPAMELRELSVDEVAATIRAMDVPMVVVTGGEPLLQQRAIVELLKQLPGLGVEVETNGIHVPEPALVAYIDRFNVSPKLANAGIERSRRHKPDVLRAFQATGKAVFKFVVCGPQDLDEIDAVVAECGLTDVWVMPEGTDAPTLVARARRLEDDVVARGWHLTPRLHILLWGAERGR is encoded by the coding sequence ATGACGCTCGTCGTCTCCGAGCTCTTCGGGCCGACGCTGCAGGGAGAGGGCCCGTCGGCGGGCCGGCGGGCGGGCTTCGTGCGCCTGGGGCGCTGCTCGCTCAACTGCTCGTGGTGCGACACGCCCTACTCGTGGGACTGGAAGCGCTACGACCCCGCGATGGAGCTGCGCGAGCTCTCCGTCGACGAGGTGGCCGCGACGATTCGGGCGATGGACGTGCCGATGGTCGTCGTCACCGGAGGCGAGCCGCTCCTGCAACAGCGCGCGATCGTCGAGCTGCTGAAGCAGCTGCCCGGGCTCGGCGTCGAGGTGGAGACGAACGGCATCCATGTGCCCGAGCCGGCGTTGGTCGCGTACATCGACCGGTTCAACGTCTCACCGAAGCTCGCCAACGCCGGCATCGAGCGGAGCCGCCGGCACAAGCCCGACGTGCTGCGCGCCTTTCAGGCCACCGGCAAGGCCGTGTTCAAGTTCGTGGTGTGCGGACCGCAGGATCTCGACGAGATCGACGCCGTGGTCGCCGAGTGCGGCCTGACCGATGTCTGGGTGATGCCGGAGGGCACCGACGCGCCGACGCTCGTGGCGCGCGCCCGGCGACTGGAGGACGACGTCGTGGCCCGGGGATGGCATCTCACCCCTCGCCTGCACATCCTGCTCTGGGGCGCCGAGCGGGGCCGGTGA
- the queC gene encoding 7-cyano-7-deazaguanine synthase QueC produces MSGLVILSGGLDSTVCMALAARDTDGVLALTFDYGQRHRVELDRAALVAAHYGAEHLVVVLDASQWGGSALTDPMIAVPDAQPGDAGDAIPVTYVPARNLVFLAVAMGVSEARCADVVYLGVNALDYSGYPDCRPEFVRAFEAAAALALKRGVEGNPVEVRTPLIALTKADIVRLGVSLGAPLHLTWSCYRGDDVPCGRCDACALRAKGFAEAGTPDPAMPG; encoded by the coding sequence ATGTCGGGTCTGGTGATCCTGTCGGGTGGTCTCGACTCGACGGTGTGCATGGCCCTCGCGGCGCGCGACACGGACGGCGTGCTCGCGCTCACGTTCGACTACGGGCAGCGCCATCGCGTCGAGCTCGACCGCGCCGCGCTCGTTGCCGCGCACTATGGCGCCGAGCACCTGGTCGTGGTGCTCGACGCGTCGCAGTGGGGCGGCTCCGCCCTCACCGACCCCATGATCGCGGTTCCCGACGCGCAGCCGGGTGACGCCGGCGACGCGATACCGGTCACCTACGTCCCGGCTCGAAACCTCGTCTTCCTCGCGGTCGCGATGGGAGTCTCCGAGGCGCGCTGCGCCGACGTCGTGTACCTCGGCGTCAACGCGCTCGACTACAGCGGTTACCCCGACTGCCGCCCCGAGTTCGTGCGTGCGTTCGAGGCCGCGGCCGCGCTCGCGCTCAAACGCGGCGTCGAGGGCAACCCCGTCGAGGTCCGCACACCGCTCATCGCGCTCACCAAGGCCGACATCGTGCGCCTCGGGGTCTCGCTCGGCGCGCCCCTCCACCTGACCTGGTCCTGCTACCGGGGCGACGACGTTCCGTGCGGGCGTTGCGACGCGTGCGCGCTACGGGCGAAGGGGTTCGCCGAGGCGGGGACGCCCGATCCCGCGATGCCCGGATGA
- a CDS encoding DUF4442 domain-containing protein: MHTVESRPPDRITRPDISSFRRDLDQASRSSRYPAVVQCPPMTDDAARAMAEGAESIPFNTWLGLKTVVAEPGHFEVRLPWRAELGNHLGAVHAVPIVAPAEMASGCAVATAMSSLLAEGFVPIAKSLRVRYRKIANGDLTAVCRVDASVLEQAEAGARADGRADFEIPVGIEDATGVQIAECTVEWAIRKMG, from the coding sequence ATGCACACCGTCGAGTCGAGACCACCCGACAGGATCACCAGACCCGACATCAGCTCATTCCGCCGTGACCTCGACCAGGCATCCCGGTCATCACGCTACCCCGCTGTGGTTCAATGCCCGCCCATGACCGATGACGCCGCCCGTGCCATGGCCGAGGGTGCCGAGAGCATCCCCTTCAACACCTGGTTGGGGCTGAAGACGGTCGTCGCCGAGCCCGGCCACTTCGAGGTGCGCCTGCCGTGGCGCGCCGAGCTGGGCAACCACCTCGGCGCGGTGCACGCCGTCCCGATCGTCGCGCCAGCGGAGATGGCCTCGGGATGCGCGGTGGCGACGGCCATGTCGAGTCTGCTGGCCGAAGGCTTCGTGCCGATCGCCAAGTCGCTGCGCGTGCGCTACCGCAAGATCGCCAACGGCGACCTCACTGCCGTCTGCCGCGTGGACGCGTCCGTGCTCGAGCAGGCTGAAGCCGGTGCGCGCGCCGACGGCCGCGCCGACTTCGAGATCCCCGTCGGCATCGAGGACGCCACGGGGGTGCAGATCGCCGAGTGCACGGTGGAGTGGGCGATCCGCAAGATGGGCTGA
- a CDS encoding nitroreductase family protein: MDSEIGLLEGLATTRAIRRLTTEPVSTADLATVLFAATRAPSGSNRQQFRFLVLRDGPRAVRAKAVLGVGFRRMWATKRDADGYAAGSGADDASPKARMARTMQRFVDGFEQTPVVVLACLVRHRDTGPHEGASVYPACQNLLLAARAIGLGGVMTLWHAPVEAELRALLDIPDDVLVAATITLGHPEGGHGPVRRRPVRELVFDDAWGTSAPWAVEPEGTRHSGAGPRAGS, encoded by the coding sequence GTGGACAGCGAGATCGGTCTCCTCGAAGGACTGGCGACGACGCGCGCGATCCGGCGGCTCACGACCGAGCCGGTGTCGACCGCCGACCTGGCCACCGTGCTCTTCGCGGCGACGCGTGCGCCGTCGGGCTCCAACCGGCAGCAGTTCCGGTTCCTCGTCCTTCGCGACGGCCCGCGCGCGGTGCGCGCCAAGGCCGTGCTCGGTGTGGGCTTCCGTCGCATGTGGGCGACGAAGCGCGATGCCGACGGGTACGCGGCGGGGTCGGGCGCCGACGACGCGTCGCCGAAGGCGCGCATGGCGCGCACCATGCAGCGCTTCGTCGACGGCTTCGAGCAGACGCCAGTCGTGGTTCTCGCATGTCTGGTGCGCCATCGGGACACCGGTCCGCACGAGGGCGCGTCGGTGTACCCCGCATGCCAGAACCTGCTCCTGGCCGCCCGGGCCATCGGCCTGGGCGGCGTTATGACGCTGTGGCACGCGCCCGTCGAAGCCGAGCTCCGCGCGCTGCTCGACATCCCCGACGACGTGTTGGTGGCGGCAACCATCACCCTCGGCCATCCCGAGGGCGGCCACGGGCCGGTGCGCCGCCGGCCGGTGCGCGAGCTGGTCTTCGACGATGCGTGGGGCACTAGCGCGCCGTGGGCCGTCGAGCCCGAGGGCACCCGCCACTCGGGCGCCGGCCCCCGGGCCGGCTCCTGA